Genomic window (Puniceicoccales bacterium):
ACATTCGGTACATTGCTCTATTAGAATCCTAGTTTTATGCATGATCCATTTGTCAATCGATGTCATATCTTTTTGGTCGACAGCATGTTTTGGTGCATCGAAATCGTAAAGATTTCCTATTTGAAACCTTATGGTGTTCCTCAGGGATCGGTAGCTGCTGATAACATTGGTAAATATGTCATCGGATAATGGCACATCATTTCTAAAATCTTCGGAGGCAATCCATAGCCGCAGAATATCCGTGCCAAATTTATTAACATAGTCGTCTGCCGTTTGTGGTTTACCATCACTTTTAGAGATTTTTTTCTTGTCTTCACCAACGACGAATCCGTGGGTTAGGACTTCCTTATAGGGGGCGCAGCCGCCATTGACAACCACACTGGTAAGCAGCGAAGATTGGAACCAACCTCGATGTTGGTCGCTGCCTTCCAAGTACATATCGGATGGAAAGGAGAGAACATCTCTGTTGTGAAGCGCCGCTCTGTGGCTCACACCGGAATCTATCCATACGTCCAGTGTATCGGTGCTTTTGATCAATTGTTTACCCTGCCATGGCGGCGGTAGATCAATCCCGGATAGAATTTCTTCTGTCGAGGATTCAAACCAAAAGTTCGATCCATATTTGGATATTTTTTCGGCCAGGGCCCGGATTAGCTTGGCATCTAGCAATGAGTTGCCGGTTTCATCAAAAAATACTGGTATGGGGATTCCCCAGGTTCTTTGTCGGCTTATGCACCAGTCTGGCCGTGATGTCACTGCACCGATGATACGATTTTCACCGTAGCTTGGTATCCATTTTACGGTCTTTATGGCTTTCAATGCCATTTCTTTTACCCGGCCGTCGACTTCGATGAACCATTGGTCCATGGCTCTGAATATCACTGGTGTTTTTGACCTCCAGCAGAACGGGTATTGATGCTCGACAATATGGAATCCAAGCAGTGCGTTGGCAGCCCTGAGTTTTTCGATGACGGCGTCATTTGCTTGGCACTTGCCATCAATATCTAGAACGCTTAGGCCTACAAGATCCGAAGGGATTTGCCCATCATCCACATAGCAGCCATCGTCATCCAATGGACTATAAACATCAATTCCGTACTTTAGGCCGGTCACATAGTCTTCCAATCCATGGCCAGGAGCAGTATGAACACAGCCTGTTCCTGCATCATCCTTGACATAATCTGCCAGAATCACTTTGCTGTCTCTTTCTATCAACGGATGTTTTGCTACCACACCTTCGAGGCCTCTGCCGGGCAGTGTGAGGATTTTTTTGAAATTTTTTATTTTTATGTCACAGGCTGATGCGAATTGATCAACCAATTTTTCAGCAATTATAAATGTTTCATCGTCCTTGGTTAGAGCCAGGTAATTAAGATCTGGATGTACAGCTATGGCCATATTGGACGGTATGGTCCAGGGCGTTGTTGTCCAAATCACCACATAGGAGTTGCTTGGCAATGCTAACCTTTGGGTACATTGGTCGCTGACTTTAAATTTAACGTAAATAGATGGGCTTTTGTGATCTTTGTATTCTATTTCTGCCTCGGCCAGAGCTGTTTTACATGGAATGGACCAATATACCGGTTTCTTTTTTCTATATACAAGCCCATTTTCGACGAAGTCTGCAAAGCAATTCAGGACAACAGATTCGTAGTCCGGATCCATGGTTTTGTATTCATTTTCCCAGTCAGCCAATATGCCTAGCCGGATGAATTGCCTGCGCTGCTTTTCTATAAACGATTTAGAAAAATTCGCACATTCCCGGCGGAGATGTACAATATCGAGACTGCGGTTTTCATCTTTTAATTTTTTACTGACTTTGTGTTCGATTGGTAAGCCATGGCAATCCCAGCCTGGAATATATGGAGTACTAAACCCGTTCATCGATTTGTATCGTAGGATGATATCCTTGAGTATCTTATTCAATGCTGTACCTATGTGCACGTCGCCATTGGTAAACGGTGGTCCATCGTGGAGAATAAACCTTTGCCCCTGGGCATTCTTTTTTTGAATTTTATTGTATAAATCCATGTTTTCCCAATGAGCTATTCTAGCCGGTTCTCGTTTGGTAAGATCCGCTTTCATCGGAAATTTCGTGACCGGCAAATTTAATGTATCTTTTAATTCCGTTGACATTTTTATAAAATCTCGCGCAGTCTTTAGTTCTTAACTAAACTGTCAATAAGAAGAATTCCAAACCGTGATAATGTTATATATTAGACTAGGTAACAAGGTGATCTAATTTGTCATTGTTTCCATGCAACGCTTTGCTACGAAAAATTTCATGTGATCCTTCAGGTTATGTATGCGCAGGTAATCTGCAATGCCGTCAACGAAGTTTGAAACGGCGATGGTTTCGATATCACGGTCACTGGCCTGGGCACTGGAAAAAAGCGTCATGAACGATTTCCGTGAGTGGCCATACAAAATGTCACAGCCAAATTCTTTGATCCTAGAAAGATTTTTTGTGATTTCTACGTTCTGTAATCTGGTTTTGCCGAACCCTATACCCGGATCTATAATGATGTTTTCTCGGTTCAATCCGAGGTTTTCCAGATAGGCCAGTCGCTGGGCGAACCAGTCCACATCCATATGCTGAAGCATGGTTACAAATTTAGCGCCACTGGCTGCGATTAGCTTCAATGTCTCATCGCTAAGCCTAGATTTTTGATCATTTATCCATTTAAATTTGTAATTTTTCATCAAAACTTTCAACACATCATCCTGGTAAGAATCCAAGCCCAGGCAGTCAATATAACCACAGCGTTCCAGTATTTCAGAAAGTCGCGAAATCTCTTCCGAGGCAGAAACTTCTTTGTACCCAGGCCTTGTTGATTGGGCACCTAGTTCTATTACCTGGGCACCGTTGTTATATAGGTCATTTATGTGAGCTTCGGCCCTATCCACGGCCAGGAAATTTCCACCATCGGAAAAGGAATCCGGCGTTACATTTACAATCGCCACCATTTTTGGCTCAAGAACAAAATGGTTCAAAGCCATATATTGGTCCGAATAGGTTTTTATATTTTGTGGAATTTCGTAACCGATCTCATTTAGTAGAAACTGAATAAAATCCCGATTTTTGATTTGCCTGTGCGGAATAGACAACTTTTCAGTGTTTATATGTTCATCGTTATAAAAAAGTATGTCTATGTCTATGATTCTTGGAGACCAAACTTCAGCATTTAGGTTACGTCCTAATTTGGCTTCGATGGTTTTTATTTTATCAAGAAGTTCCGTTGGTGGACAGTGAGAATTCCCTGCCACTATCATATTTAAATATGGGATATTCCATTCGGGCGGAGCACCTTCTGGTAATATTGCCTCGGTTTCTATTATATGTGATGTTGTTTTAACATCAAAAAATTTCGATAATTCCGCCAGAGCCGATCTGAAATTTTCGAATCGGTTACCCAGATTGCTGCCCAATGCTAGACATATCATGCCATGGTTTCCCATTTTAATCAAAATCAATACCTATGAGACTGATTTATGACTATCAGTGGACTATATGTCAATTCAGATGATAGAACTTGGGATAGAATGGTTACCGTGACTGCTTGTTTATTATTGTTTTAGGAAAGCCCGACGGCGCCTGGGGCGCCGTGGTATATCAACGAATTTATTTGACCGATTTATTCGGTCTTTTCTGCTTCTGCGTTTTTTATCTCGTTCCTTTTCTTTCGATAGTCATCCAGGTCTTTACCATGTAGAGCAAAGAACATTTTCATGGCATTTTCTGATGGTATAATGGTTTCAATTCCCTGATCACGTAATTCTTTTATGCGTAATAAGGTATATCTGTGAAAGTATTTACCCACTTGCCCCTGTTTTTTTATCGTTTTTTGATTCTCTAAATCATTTTTGAAATTATCGACAAAATTTTTAATTTTTTTAATTTTCTTGTCTGTCATGGTGGCATCTTTTATACAATGATTAGGGTTGTTCACAGCATAGACTGCTCTGAATGGATAGTCATTGTAAACATCGTAGTCAAAGTCACTTAGACGGTTTACGAATATGATGGTTTCACGTGATTCATTTTTGGCAGTTGCCAATCCCAGGACCTGGGCCATTTCGGCAGAGCTACCAAAAATATAATTATAACACATCGTATTTAATATATCGCGACAATCGTAGGGATTTTTGTTGATAAAGATATTTATGTCCTCGGTACTGAGATTACTTTCAGCCCAAATGTTCTTGCACCAATAACATAGTGATTTGGAGCTATTGTTCGATGTTTTTAGACTCGATATGACATTGAGCATGTCATCACCTACGAAATTATCCACTATTGGGAACATATTTTTTAAAAATGTTGATGATTTTAACCCATGAAAACATTTTCTTAATTTATCTATATGTTTAGCGTAGGATTTTCCGCAAAAAGATTGTATTAAATACACATACCAAGCATGGCCGAATTCGTGTGGCATGGCACTGAAGTAACTTGTAAATGGCGATAGTCCCAGAAAAATATTTAGCTGCGAGTTATCAGAAAATTCCGGATATGTTAACATCCGATCACAGTAAATATCCGAGTGGTTTAAATTAATATCGGTCTTAGACTTGGTTACAAGGGCCGATGGATTATCGCTAAAAATAAAGTTAAGTTTATAATTTTCATCTAGCTCCGATCTCAACTTATTTATGGCTAAAAATGTTACAAAATGCTGCCTCAGAACGTCGTTATTTTTTATTCTGTCCGAATTGATTTCCTCCATCATCTGTTTGATGCATTTTATTCTAATCGAATATTTATTGGGATTGGATTTGTCTTCTTTACTAAATGTTACAGTGCCTTCGGTGGTTTTTAGGATACTGTCCGGTATGCCTGAATAGTCTTTCGAGCTTTTTGAGCTTTTTGAGTCTTTTGCCACGGATGGTGCCTGGTATTCTTGTTGATCTAACGCACTATCATCTTTTGCCTTACCAGGTTCTGGTTTGTACTTATTTTTGTTAGCTTCTTTCTCTTCAAGTTTTTTGAGCAATTCTTCGGTATTTAAAAAAAACATTTGTAATTCATGGGTCCAGGCCTGGTTATTGGCGTCTGTTGCGAGGGCTTTGTAATACTCCACACGACCTTTTCCAAGTTCTTCATTAAAAGCATTGAGCACTGATTCATAGTCTATTATTCTGACATTATATTCATTAAGACCAAAGCTGTTTGGCAAATTGCTTATTTGATTTATTTCTTCGGTGTTTAATTTTCTGGAAACTTTCATTAATGAATTATATTCAAATTTTTTGTAAACCTGTAGATAGCTTTTGAGATAGTCTAAATATTTATCAGAATCCGTGTTTGTCTTACTTAGTTCACTGATCTTTTTAAGGTTGCTTTTGGCGAACTCCAGTGATTTTTTATAAAACTCTGGGTCATTCAATCCCGGTGGCTGTGGTATGATGTCATAGGCAGTAATTTTTGGTACATTAATGACGCAGCCAAATACACTAGCGGCTATTAAAATTGTGGTTTTGATTATACCTGTTTTCATGTAAAAATTATGTGAAATATCCTATGATCGTCAACGACAAAAGATTCATTGTTATGGTCTCCAGTCAGATGGTAGTTTATTCTTTTATTAAACTAAATTACCTTCTTGTAAAATAATGATTTATTGTTGAAATGAAGAATCCTTGTTCATATTTATGGATTACGACCGTTATATAGCAGATGTATTATCTAGGTGTGCATTGGCCTTTTCGTTCTCTCTGATTATCGCCGGGGTTTTAGCCGGTGGCCTTATTGAGAAACTAAAGCAGTTTAAAATAAAGCAGATTTTCAGGAAAAAGGAAGAGGTTAAAAAGTTAGCAGACCTCCATTCGTCGAAAAAGAATACTCCGACCATTGGAGGGTTCATAATTTTGATACCTGCTTTGATTTGTTCGATGGAATTTACTGCTAAGAATTATTTGACCTGCACCGCACTCTTTTCCTATGTTTGTTTTTCAATTCTAGGATTTTTAGATGATTATTTAAAGATTATAAAAAAGAATACCAAAGGTGTATCCGGCCGACAAAAGCTACTATTTCAATTGGTTATGACGTTATTTATCATCGCCATTATGGCATATAATAATGACTGGCGTAATGTTGAAAATACCATATACATTCCACTGATACATGATGAATACACCATATCACTGGCATTAATAGTCATACTTTTTTTCTTTGTATTAGCCGGTAGCAGTAACTCTGTGAATCTAACCGACGGCATGGATGGATTGGCAATAGGTTGTGTGATTTCATCGTTGGTATTTTTAGCAGTGGCTTCTATAGTAGCTGGAAATGAAACATTAGCCAGGAAGTATTGTGTACCACATTTGGATGGGGCAGGGGAGATTGCTGTGCTATGCTCGTCAATAATTGGTGCATCCCTCGTGTTTCTCTGGTATAATTCCTATCCTGCGGCGGTATTCATGGGAGATACTGGTTCGCTGGCGTTGGGCGGATTGATCGGCACAATTGCGATTCTGATAAATCAGTATATTGCCTTTGTACTGGTTGGAGGCGTATTTGTTATCGAGGCCCTGTCTGACATACTTCAGGTTGGCTATTTCAAGCTAAGCCGAGGAAAACGTATATTTAAGATGGCGCCATTACACCATCATTTTGAGCTTAGTGGAATACATGAATCGAAAATTGTTACCAGAGTCTGGATCATTTCTATTGTATTGGCTATTTTTGGAATTTGTTCTATTTTTATAAAAGTATGAAGTACTTCGGCACAGATGGTATTCGCGGTAAATTTGGCGAATTTCCTGTAACCCTGGATGTTGTTAGCCGGGTGATACTTGCACTTCGTATTTGTTCCGAAAGTCCTTCGCTGAAGATAGTTATTGGCCGTGATCCACGAGAGAGCGGTAGGATAATCGAAAAGACCCTATTAGACAATAGCATAGCCGCTGATGGCATTTTTTTGTGTGGAGTAGTACCTTCGCCGGCTGTGCCAATGGCTGTATTGGTTGAGGATGCTGATTTTGGCATTATGATAACGGCTTCTCACAATCAATTTGACGACAATGGTATTAAGTTTTTTGACAAAACCGGAAAGGTTTCCGTTGAATTTGAAGAAAGATTGGAAAAATGTATAGAGTCCTGCCAGCGCAATGCCCAGGGAGGCAAGGCGAATATTATAATAGATATTTCTAAAAAAGTATCGAAGCTGTTCCTGGAGTCCATGGCATCTCGAATCAATGCCCATGGCGAAATAAAAAAAATAACAGTGGATGCGGCGAATGGGTCTCTATCTAGTTTTGTCAGAAAATGTTATAAAAATGTCTGCGGCAAAGTTATTGTGATTGGTGACGATTTGACGAAAAAAATAAATCATAGGGTTGGAAGCGAATATCCTGAAGTTATCTCGGCTGCTGTTTTGGCAAATGGCTCGGACCTTGGTATTTCCCATGACGGAGATGGAGATAGGGTAGTCATTTGCGACGAGAATGGTATTGTGATCGATGGAGAGAAGATTTTTGCATTGATTTCTGATTATTTTATGAAAAGCAAAAAAATGAGCCAGAATAGGACCATTGTCACGACGGTTATGAGCAACATGGGACTTGATGTGGCGCTGAGGAACCTTGGTGTGGTGGTCGAGCGAACAGCTGTTGGTGATAGAAATGTGGCCAGAAGGATGTTGGAAATTGGATCAAACTTTGGTGGAGAATGTTCCGGTCATATGCTGTTTAATGACCTAGAAAGTACAAGCAATGGCGTGCTTTCAGCGATCATGGTTATCAATGCCATGTCATTTTTAGGAATCAAAGCAAGTGATGTGCAAAAACTTGTAAAAATGTACCCACAAAAAAAATGCAGCCTTGGTGTGAAAAAAATAATTCCCATCGAGGAGATTCCTTTTTTGGCCGGTGAATTGAAAAATATTTCCGATTACCTGTCGAAGTTTAATGGTAGGTTGGTCATAAGATACTCTGGCACAGAGCCTAAGCTTAGGATTTTAGTCGAATCCGAGTCCGATGATGTGTCAAATGAATGTTTGATAATGGCGAAAAATATTATCGCAAATAGCCCGATTATGCATTAGTGTATTTGTAAGGCCTTGGGCGATGAGATCTTGGGAAATAAGATTTTTGGAGAAAATTGATGACCTGTGTCAAAGTGAGGATTGGATCTATGCGAAGTTTATATGTTTGGAGGTACTATATCTCAATCCAAATTGTATAGATGCAAGGAAATCCCTGCTGAAAATAAGGCAGTATACGAAGCCTACAAAAAAAAGTAAGATATATTTCCAATTGTTGATTCACACAGTATTAGCTGTGTTTTGTGCCATTAGGATTAAAAAAAGACACCGAGAATTGTTGGCTGAATTGGAAAGTTTGCTGGATGCTTGCCCGACCTGTCAGTGGGCTCTCAGGCTATTGAGTGAAGTGGCATTTGGTTTTGGATTTGCCGAAACCGCGATTTTTTGCATCCAATGTATCCCAGAAAAAGACAGAAATATAGAGGATTGGTTGCTTGTCGGGGAATCCTACCTTGATTCTGACGATTTTGATATGGCAGTCGAGATTGCCAACAGGGTTTTACAAACTTCCCCGGATAATGCACGCGCAAGGGATTTGCTATGGCAATCATCGGTGGAGCAATCGATTGATGTGGACTCCAAACGCATTAGACATCAGCGGCAGGGCTTTTCTAAGTAGCTGTAATTTACATGTACCTAGAACGAAATATAACCGGAGCGTCTATATGTTCCTTTTTGGCCAAAATATCGTCAACATTGCCAATGCTAGTGGCTATACCGTTGGCTATAAGCATATATGGCCCCAGGTTGGCTGGATCTTGGATTACGATCAATTCCCTGGGTGTATTTTTATCATTTTGCTGCCAATCCGGCAATCGGAGTTTGACCGTTGAGATCAATAAATATGTAAATTCCATCGATAATTTATCGGTAAAAAAAAGCATATCGTCCTGCTATTTTTTAGCATTGATTCTGGGTATTATCCAGGCGCTTATCCTGTTAT
Coding sequences:
- the ileS gene encoding isoleucine--tRNA ligase; the protein is MSTELKDTLNLPVTKFPMKADLTKREPARIAHWENMDLYNKIQKKNAQGQRFILHDGPPFTNGDVHIGTALNKILKDIILRYKSMNGFSTPYIPGWDCHGLPIEHKVSKKLKDENRSLDIVHLRRECANFSKSFIEKQRRQFIRLGILADWENEYKTMDPDYESVVLNCFADFVENGLVYRKKKPVYWSIPCKTALAEAEIEYKDHKSPSIYVKFKVSDQCTQRLALPSNSYVVIWTTTPWTIPSNMAIAVHPDLNYLALTKDDETFIIAEKLVDQFASACDIKIKNFKKILTLPGRGLEGVVAKHPLIERDSKVILADYVKDDAGTGCVHTAPGHGLEDYVTGLKYGIDVYSPLDDDGCYVDDGQIPSDLVGLSVLDIDGKCQANDAVIEKLRAANALLGFHIVEHQYPFCWRSKTPVIFRAMDQWFIEVDGRVKEMALKAIKTVKWIPSYGENRIIGAVTSRPDWCISRQRTWGIPIPVFFDETGNSLLDAKLIRALAEKISKYGSNFWFESSTEEILSGIDLPPPWQGKQLIKSTDTLDVWIDSGVSHRAALHNRDVLSFPSDMYLEGSDQHRGWFQSSLLTSVVVNGGCAPYKEVLTHGFVVGEDKKKISKSDGKPQTADDYVNKFGTDILRLWIASEDFRNDVPLSDDIFTNVISSYRSLRNTIRFQIGNLYDFDAPKHAVDQKDMTSIDKWIMHKTRILIEQCTECYNDYNFHKVYQLINNFCSIELSAKYHDILKDRLYTHGPSWSTRRSSQTAIHYVLNSLLKLLAPILMFTTDEALSFMINSCEFSDISIHLADWPKCDDWLDFSDESAEVDSIMQIRDRVNEQLELLRKEKKIGQSLDAKVSIYCNGWNFELLQKHTDELEEYFIVSEVYLEESDVFSVKAEPSKLERCPRSWRRVAKFVYAGRFGRVSERCLKALKDKYMEEF
- the folP gene encoding dihydropteroate synthase; its protein translation is MGNHGMICLALGSNLGNRFENFRSALAELSKFFDVKTTSHIIETEAILPEGAPPEWNIPYLNMIVAGNSHCPPTELLDKIKTIEAKLGRNLNAEVWSPRIIDIDILFYNDEHINTEKLSIPHRQIKNRDFIQFLLNEIGYEIPQNIKTYSDQYMALNHFVLEPKMVAIVNVTPDSFSDGGNFLAVDRAEAHINDLYNNGAQVIELGAQSTRPGYKEVSASEEISRLSEILERCGYIDCLGLDSYQDDVLKVLMKNYKFKWINDQKSRLSDETLKLIAASGAKFVTMLQHMDVDWFAQRLAYLENLGLNRENIIIDPGIGFGKTRLQNVEITKNLSRIKEFGCDILYGHSRKSFMTLFSSAQASDRDIETIAVSNFVDGIADYLRIHNLKDHMKFFVAKRCMETMTN
- the mraY gene encoding phospho-N-acetylmuramoyl-pentapeptide-transferase, with the protein product MDYDRYIADVLSRCALAFSFSLIIAGVLAGGLIEKLKQFKIKQIFRKKEEVKKLADLHSSKKNTPTIGGFIILIPALICSMEFTAKNYLTCTALFSYVCFSILGFLDDYLKIIKKNTKGVSGRQKLLFQLVMTLFIIAIMAYNNDWRNVENTIYIPLIHDEYTISLALIVILFFFVLAGSSNSVNLTDGMDGLAIGCVISSLVFLAVASIVAGNETLARKYCVPHLDGAGEIAVLCSSIIGASLVFLWYNSYPAAVFMGDTGSLALGGLIGTIAILINQYIAFVLVGGVFVIEALSDILQVGYFKLSRGKRIFKMAPLHHHFELSGIHESKIVTRVWIISIVLAIFGICSIFIKV